One region of Duncaniella freteri genomic DNA includes:
- a CDS encoding IS4 family transposase translates to MSKSSNFFGQPTYGQLIKSLDREKIVEISRKHGGEKYVKSFDGYTHLLTMLYAVIQRFDSLREIETSMTAEVRKLHHVGIDTVPRRSTLSDANARRSEKFFEDVYRDLYAANKDILSSDSRRNGTEEWIRRLRIIDSTTITLFSNAIFKGVGRHPKTGKKKGGIKVHSVIHANEGVHCDVQFTSAATNDSFMLAPSHYSHNEIVALDRAYINYAKFEELTDRGVVYVTKMKKNLSYEILVDCMHQNPQGLMEYREQVVVFRKDGINHIARIITYVDIKKGKKPKLISLLTNDFDMPLETIVAIYRRRWQIESLFKQIKQNFPLRYFYGESANAIKIQIWVTLIANLLLSVLQSTLQRRWSFSGLATIVRIVLMYYLNLEKFLNQPDADLKIMLAEASESPPEDPENC, encoded by the coding sequence ATGAGTAAAAGTAGTAATTTCTTCGGACAGCCGACATATGGTCAGCTGATAAAATCACTTGATCGTGAAAAAATAGTTGAAATCAGCCGAAAACACGGCGGAGAGAAGTATGTCAAGAGCTTTGACGGCTATACGCATTTGCTTACGATGCTATATGCTGTCATACAGCGCTTCGATTCATTGCGTGAGATAGAGACTTCTATGACAGCCGAGGTACGCAAACTCCATCATGTAGGCATTGACACTGTGCCCAGGCGGAGCACCTTGTCGGATGCAAATGCCAGACGTTCAGAGAAGTTCTTTGAAGATGTATACCGCGACTTGTATGCAGCCAATAAAGACATTCTTTCCTCGGACAGCCGACGCAATGGCACGGAAGAGTGGATAAGACGGCTTAGAATCATCGATTCCACTACAATCACGTTGTTCTCCAATGCTATTTTCAAGGGTGTTGGCCGTCATCCGAAGACGGGAAAGAAGAAAGGCGGCATCAAGGTACACTCGGTCATACATGCCAACGAGGGCGTTCACTGCGACGTACAGTTCACTTCGGCAGCGACCAATGACTCCTTCATGCTTGCACCGAGCCATTACAGCCACAACGAGATAGTAGCACTTGACCGTGCATATATCAACTATGCCAAATTCGAGGAACTGACGGATCGAGGGGTGGTATATGTAACCAAAATGAAGAAAAACCTCAGTTATGAAATACTTGTGGACTGTATGCACCAGAATCCGCAGGGACTGATGGAGTACCGTGAACAGGTCGTAGTGTTCCGTAAAGACGGCATCAACCACATTGCAAGAATAATCACATACGTTGACATTAAGAAAGGCAAGAAGCCAAAACTTATATCGCTTCTCACCAATGACTTCGACATGCCTCTGGAGACAATCGTGGCCATCTACCGTCGCCGATGGCAGATTGAGTCGCTTTTCAAGCAGATAAAGCAGAACTTCCCTTTGCGATACTTCTATGGCGAAAGTGCCAATGCCATAAAAATACAGATTTGGGTAACGCTCATAGCTAATCTGTTGCTCTCGGTCTTACAAAGCACCTTGCAAAGGCGTTGGAGCTTTTCTGGACTGGCTACAATCGTCAGAATTGTACTGATGTATTATCTGAATCTCGAAAAGTTCCTAAATCAGCCCGACGCTGACTTGAAAATCATGCTCGCAGAGGCCTCGGAATCCCCTCCTGAAGATCCCGAAAACTGCTGA